In [Clostridium] cellulosi, one genomic interval encodes:
- the pduL gene encoding Phosphate propanoyltransferase (High confidence in function and specificity) encodes MELPKITIEGSGRHVHLSIEDLETLFGKGYQLTPKKWLSQPGQFASEERVKIVGPKGSFPSVSVLGPVRPATQVEISFTDARTLGITPPVRESGDIKGSAPIHIVGPKGEIDISEGVIVAKRHIHMTPEDAEKMGIKDKQIVKVKVGGERALIFDEVVARVSPKYATFMHIDFDEVNAISGVTEGEIIVD; translated from the coding sequence ATGGAATTACCTAAGATTACAATTGAAGGCTCAGGGCGTCATGTACATCTTTCCATAGAGGATCTTGAAACTCTTTTTGGAAAAGGCTATCAGCTTACCCCTAAAAAGTGGCTCTCACAGCCGGGACAGTTCGCGTCTGAGGAACGTGTTAAGATTGTTGGACCTAAGGGTTCATTCCCTTCTGTCAGCGTCCTGGGGCCTGTAAGACCTGCTACACAAGTTGAAATATCTTTTACAGATGCACGCACACTCGGCATTACACCACCCGTAAGAGAGTCCGGCGATATTAAAGGCAGCGCACCAATTCACATTGTCGGGCCAAAGGGTGAAATCGATATCAGTGAAGGCGTTATTGTTGCAAAGCGCCACATCCATATGACTCCCGAAGATGCCGAAAAGATGGGCATTAAGGACAAACAGATAGTTAAAGTTAAGGTCGGCGGCGAACGCGCCCTTATTTTCGATGAGGTTGTCGCGCGTGTAAGCCCTAAATATGCGACCTTCATGCATATTGATTTCGATGAGGTTAACGCTATTTCCGGTGTTACCGAGGGCGAAATCATCGTCGACTAA
- a CDS encoding putative membrane protein (Hypothetical protein) — protein MAQRRKQKNSFSIHSAMAKPPLIRILRFLYKTSYLTGKAAIRLFKRIESGFNAVFEIVLAELFSGIKDLLRNISEFKRTRAVRGDISVTRGIINFGRNFRSLFRICREAIIRGGLINGLVVAGRFIKRGISKSFASKKSALNYIAPAAAIFVLILTINFWSNATFALSISYNGKELGVVASEQTFRNAADEVEKDVSDASGSSFALDGKVTMKLVLAKKSDLLNEEQMYNNIILKSCEGVKNGYGLYVDNRLAGANTESGAIEAMLNDMTKEYKKDPDVQSVEFNQDVQIKSGLFPDSVFKSIDEIKKTVTGGDDTSSVSDSTAPIKADSGVFRISLDPLYAMNLSDGNGISDSDAIVTGSSSPILTIKVVKTEVYERQIPYQTEQTTSDKVKSGKTIIKTYGQNGIERIVAAVSYVDGVKVGEEIISTTVTKQPVNQKVVVGTKKKSSSSYYGGSYSYDDDGSVSSSVSKVLKYARSALGIPYVFGGTTRSGFDCSGFTAYVYSKVGKRLPHSAAAQSAYGSYVSRSNLRAGDLVFFDTNGGHNNITHVGIYIGGGKFIDASSSRPRAVTIDSLNSSYYSSRYMTARRILK, from the coding sequence TTGGCTCAACGACGGAAACAAAAAAATTCGTTTTCAATTCATTCTGCCATGGCTAAACCTCCTTTAATAAGAATACTGCGGTTTTTGTACAAGACATCATATTTAACCGGAAAAGCAGCAATAAGGCTATTCAAAAGGATAGAAAGCGGCTTTAATGCTGTTTTTGAAATTGTTTTAGCTGAATTATTCAGCGGTATTAAGGATTTATTAAGAAATATTAGCGAGTTTAAACGTACTCGGGCTGTCCGCGGTGACATTTCAGTCACCAGAGGCATTATTAATTTCGGCAGAAATTTCCGTAGCTTATTCCGTATTTGCCGTGAAGCTATTATCCGCGGCGGACTAATAAATGGACTTGTTGTTGCCGGCAGATTTATTAAGCGCGGAATTTCAAAATCATTTGCAAGTAAAAAATCAGCGCTTAATTATATTGCTCCGGCCGCAGCAATATTTGTCCTTATCTTAACCATTAACTTCTGGTCTAACGCGACATTTGCGCTTTCCATTTCTTATAATGGCAAAGAACTCGGCGTTGTCGCTTCTGAACAGACTTTCCGTAACGCTGCCGATGAAGTTGAAAAGGATGTATCCGATGCTTCTGGAAGCAGCTTCGCGCTTGACGGCAAAGTTACGATGAAGCTTGTTTTGGCCAAGAAAAGCGATTTGCTCAATGAAGAGCAGATGTATAACAATATTATATTGAAGTCATGTGAAGGCGTTAAAAACGGCTATGGGCTGTATGTCGACAACAGGCTTGCAGGAGCGAACACAGAAAGCGGCGCGATTGAAGCCATGCTCAACGACATGACGAAAGAATACAAGAAGGATCCTGACGTACAGAGCGTGGAATTCAATCAGGATGTGCAAATCAAAAGCGGCCTGTTCCCTGACAGCGTATTCAAGTCCATAGACGAGATTAAAAAGACAGTAACAGGCGGCGATGATACGAGCAGTGTATCAGACAGTACTGCTCCCATCAAAGCTGATTCTGGCGTGTTTAGAATTTCTCTTGATCCGCTTTATGCTATGAACTTGTCTGATGGAAATGGTATTAGCGATTCAGATGCAATTGTTACTGGTAGCTCCTCTCCGATATTGACTATAAAAGTAGTCAAAACTGAGGTATATGAGCGTCAGATTCCGTATCAGACCGAACAAACTACATCAGACAAAGTAAAGAGCGGAAAAACTATCATAAAGACATACGGACAAAATGGCATTGAGCGGATTGTTGCCGCAGTTTCTTATGTTGACGGCGTAAAAGTAGGCGAAGAAATCATTTCAACAACCGTTACAAAACAGCCCGTTAACCAGAAAGTCGTTGTGGGAACAAAGAAGAAAAGCAGTAGCTCGTATTACGGCGGCTCATATTCATATGACGACGACGGTTCGGTTTCATCATCTGTGAGCAAGGTTTTAAAATATGCCCGCTCCGCGCTGGGAATTCCGTATGTATTCGGCGGAACAACACGTTCAGGATTTGACTGCTCCGGTTTTACTGCTTATGTTTATTCTAAAGTGGGGAAGAGATTACCTCACTCAGCAGCAGCCCAGTCGGCATATGGTTCATATGTAAGCCGTTCCAATCTGAGGGCTGGTGATTTGGTTTTCTTCGATACAAACGGAGGACACAACAATATTACACATGTCGGCATATATATAGGCGGCGGGAAGTTCATTGACGCATCATCATCGCGTCCCCGCGCTGTTACAATAGATAGCTTAAACAGTTCTTACTATTCCTCAAGATACATGACAGCACGAAGAATTTTAAAATAA